The genomic segment GGTCAGCCGGCAGAGCAGGACCGGTGCGCTTCGCACCTCCATGAACTCGCGAAAGATGATGCGCACCTTGATCAGTGCGATCACGATGACGCTCGCTGTCACCACCGCGCTGGGCTTCAGCGACCCGGCCTGACCCTCTGCCGAGTGGTCAATCCAGAGGTAGCTGAGCGTGAGCGACGCCAGAATCACCCACACGATCAGTAGCCGCTTGTTGAATTTCACGCTCACCTCACCACGTAGAGCAGCGCGAAAATCAGCACCCACAGGAAGTCGACGGTGTGCCAGTAGGTCGCGCACGTTTCCACGATTTCCTGGGATTCCCGCGGTTTTGTTGCCGCACTTCGCAATTGG from the Mycobacterium lentiflavum genome contains:
- a CDS encoding cytochrome C oxidase subunit IV family protein; amino-acid sequence: MSVKFNKRLLIVWVILASLTLSYLWIDHSAEGQAGSLKPSAVVTASVIVIALIKVRIIFREFMEVRSAPVLLCRLTDAWIVLMAVAMLSCYFVGMQLA